A window of Neisseria canis contains these coding sequences:
- a CDS encoding Trm112 family protein — protein MEKKFLDILVCPVSKAPLEYKADLQELWCRQSKLAYPIKDGIPYMLENEARTLTEEELHA, from the coding sequence ATGGAAAAAAAATTCCTCGACATCCTAGTCTGCCCCGTCAGCAAAGCGCCCTTGGAATACAAAGCCGACTTGCAGGAATTGTGGTGCCGCCAAAGCAAGCTGGCCTACCCGATTAAAGACGGTATCCCCTACATGTTGGAAAACGAAGCTCGCACCCTAACCGAAGAAGAGCTGCACGCATGA
- a CDS encoding paraquat-inducible protein A produces the protein MLRYRKVETYQRLWRLRSFKQHATLPEHILDCPECGLRVDVPQLLQGQECSCPRCGYRLARVEANPFLAPLCFAVGALIIMAVVYTQMFITVEMPGVGVYSALSFPEMVKTLILQDFGILAEIMFILTFGTPLLFLLLCTYVFTALHLQTHVPALLYATRTMVRLREWIMVDVFFISTLVAYIKLRSVALVTFGPSFWLMLIFAILLIRTSVSVPQHWVYYQIHRLIGRSPIEPPDDSRNICCSRCHYFRPVEEQECGVCGTSLFTRRPKSLSVSGAFLLAAIILYIPANTFPIMISSNPTALEISTIMSGIIYMWEDGDRLIAVIIFSASIVVPILKIVSMAVLILSARFGLPASIKKMSVAYRITESIGRWSMIDIFVIIILMSAFHTPMARVLPGPAAIYFCLVVLLTMLSAHFFDSRLLWDKYRQDQTDLSRLKHAHE, from the coding sequence ATGTTGCGATACCGAAAAGTCGAAACTTACCAGCGTTTATGGCGGCTCAGAAGCTTCAAGCAACACGCCACGCTGCCCGAACACATACTGGACTGCCCCGAATGCGGGCTGCGTGTCGATGTGCCGCAGCTGCTGCAAGGGCAGGAATGCAGCTGCCCGCGCTGCGGCTACCGGCTGGCGCGCGTAGAGGCCAACCCTTTTCTTGCCCCGTTGTGTTTTGCCGTCGGCGCCCTGATCATCATGGCCGTTGTCTACACGCAGATGTTCATCACTGTAGAAATGCCAGGCGTGGGCGTATATTCGGCACTGTCGTTTCCCGAGATGGTGAAAACCCTGATTCTGCAAGACTTCGGCATATTGGCCGAAATCATGTTTATCTTAACTTTCGGCACACCTTTACTGTTCCTGCTGCTCTGCACCTACGTTTTTACCGCGCTGCACCTGCAAACCCACGTACCTGCCCTGCTCTACGCCACGCGCACCATGGTTCGCCTGCGCGAATGGATTATGGTGGATGTGTTTTTCATCTCCACATTGGTTGCCTACATCAAGCTGAGAAGCGTTGCGCTGGTTACTTTCGGCCCTTCGTTTTGGCTGATGCTGATATTCGCCATCCTGCTGATACGCACTTCCGTATCCGTACCCCAGCATTGGGTGTATTACCAGATTCACCGCTTAATCGGGCGCTCTCCGATTGAACCGCCGGACGACAGCCGGAACATTTGTTGCAGCCGCTGCCACTATTTCCGTCCTGTCGAAGAGCAAGAATGCGGCGTATGCGGCACTTCGCTTTTTACCCGCCGCCCCAAAAGCCTGAGTGTATCCGGCGCTTTTTTATTGGCTGCCATCATTTTATATATTCCGGCCAACACATTTCCGATTATGATTTCCTCCAACCCGACGGCATTGGAAATCAGCACCATCATGAGCGGCATTATCTATATGTGGGAAGACGGCGACCGCCTGATTGCCGTGATTATTTTCAGCGCCAGCATTGTTGTGCCCATCTTAAAGATAGTCAGCATGGCGGTATTGATTTTATCGGCCCGCTTCGGGTTGCCTGCCTCTATTAAAAAAATGTCGGTTGCCTACCGGATTACCGAATCCATCGGCCGCTGGTCGATGATTGATATATTTGTCATCATTATCCTGATGAGTGCGTTCCACACCCCGATGGCACGGGTTCTGCCCGGCCCTGCTGCAATTTATTTCTGCCTGGTCGTGCTGCTCACCATGCTTTCGGCGCATTTTTTCGATTCCCGCCTACTGTGGGACAAATACCGTCAGGACCAAACCGATTTATCCAGATTGAAACACGCTCATGAATGA
- the kdsB gene encoding 3-deoxy-manno-octulosonate cytidylyltransferase: MTEFVVIIPARLASSRLPNKALADIHGKPMVVRVAEQARKSAAGRIIVATDHPDIQAACQAHGIETVMTAASHESGTNRLAEAAEKLGLPHDTIVVNVQGDEPLIVPDLINRTAEILLENNAQMATAAHEIHNFEEFTNPNVVKVVLDKNHNALYFSRAPIPYPRDSMREGSTALPQAAPLRHIGIYAYRAGFLQSYARMSDSPIEHIESLEQLRVLWHGHQIAVGITKEAPAAGVDTQEDLDRVRAVFAEN, from the coding sequence ATGACCGAGTTTGTCGTTATCATCCCCGCCCGCCTTGCCTCTTCCCGCCTGCCGAACAAGGCCTTGGCCGACATTCACGGCAAACCCATGGTCGTACGCGTGGCCGAGCAGGCGCGCAAAAGCGCGGCAGGACGCATTATCGTCGCCACCGACCACCCCGACATTCAAGCCGCCTGCCAAGCGCACGGCATAGAAACCGTGATGACGGCCGCCAGCCACGAAAGCGGCACCAACCGCTTGGCGGAAGCCGCCGAAAAACTCGGCCTGCCACACGACACCATCGTCGTAAACGTGCAGGGCGACGAGCCCCTGATAGTGCCGGACCTGATTAACCGCACTGCTGAAATCCTGTTGGAAAACAATGCACAAATGGCGACCGCCGCGCATGAAATCCACAATTTTGAAGAATTCACGAACCCGAACGTCGTGAAAGTCGTCCTCGATAAAAACCACAACGCGCTTTATTTCAGCCGCGCCCCGATTCCCTATCCGCGCGACAGCATGCGCGAAGGCTCAACCGCCCTGCCGCAAGCCGCACCGCTGCGCCATATCGGTATTTACGCCTACCGCGCCGGCTTCTTGCAAAGCTACGCCCGAATGTCCGATTCGCCGATTGAGCATATCGAATCGCTGGAGCAGCTCCGCGTATTGTGGCACGGGCACCAGATTGCCGTAGGCATTACAAAAGAAGCACCCGCCGCAGGCGTTGATACGCAAGAAGATTTGGACCGTGTGCGCGCCGTGTTCGCAGAAAATTAA
- the dcd gene encoding dCTP deaminase — MSIKSDKWIRRMSEQHGMIEPFEPNQVKEVNGQKIISYGTSSYGYDIRCANEFKIFTNINSTIVDPKNFDPKNFVTVEDDCCIIPPNSFALARTVEYFRIPRNVLTVCLGKSTYARCGIIVNVTPFEPEWEGYVTLEFSNTTPLPAKIYAGEGVAQVLFFESDEVCETSYKDRNGKYMGQTGVTLPKT, encoded by the coding sequence ATGAGTATTAAATCGGATAAGTGGATACGCCGTATGAGCGAGCAACACGGTATGATTGAGCCGTTTGAGCCGAATCAGGTTAAAGAAGTCAACGGCCAGAAAATCATTTCTTACGGCACATCCAGCTACGGCTACGATATCCGTTGCGCCAACGAATTCAAGATTTTCACCAATATCAACAGCACCATCGTCGATCCGAAAAATTTTGATCCGAAAAACTTCGTAACCGTGGAAGACGATTGCTGCATCATCCCGCCGAATTCTTTTGCATTGGCGCGCACGGTGGAATATTTCCGTATTCCGCGCAATGTGTTAACCGTTTGCTTGGGCAAATCCACTTACGCGCGCTGCGGCATCATTGTGAACGTTACGCCGTTTGAGCCGGAATGGGAAGGCTATGTAACGCTGGAGTTTTCCAACACCACGCCGCTGCCTGCCAAAATTTACGCGGGCGAAGGCGTGGCGCAAGTGCTGTTTTTCGAGAGCGACGAAGTGTGCGAAACGTCCTATAAAGACCGCAACGGCAAATATATGGGGCAAACGGGTGTAACTTTGCCGAAAACATGA
- a CDS encoding AraC family transcriptional regulator: MPERNIASREYLAHTGTVIQYNRLLYRRIAIHEATIVQVHYGKKILRWAGKEQIVRAGEAVALARWQSFDVLNEPDAQAGYYQAEWITLEQRMIEQFTEQYGQAGAANDVYLLPKNADFSTSFRQAAHAVSDRHVPDMVVQTRLQELLAWLKHYGTGFLPYQRIGPVQKITQIIATDIGREWTAQEIAAQLNVSEATLRRKLAEDQTSFRRLLTDIRMTHALTLLQVTEQPVSQIAYAVGYESPSRFTARFRERFGFAPSAIRKQQEKGG; this comes from the coding sequence ATGCCGGAAAGGAATATTGCTTCGCGGGAATATTTGGCCCACACGGGTACGGTCATCCAATACAACCGGCTGCTGTATAGGCGCATTGCCATACATGAAGCAACGATTGTACAGGTGCATTACGGTAAAAAGATTTTGCGCTGGGCAGGCAAAGAGCAAATTGTGCGGGCGGGGGAAGCGGTGGCTTTGGCCAGATGGCAGTCTTTTGATGTGTTAAACGAACCGGATGCGCAAGCCGGCTATTATCAGGCCGAGTGGATTACTTTGGAACAAAGAATGATTGAGCAGTTTACCGAACAATACGGCCAGGCCGGGGCTGCGAACGATGTATATCTGTTGCCGAAAAATGCAGATTTTTCCACATCATTCCGACAAGCTGCTCATGCGGTTTCAGACAGGCATGTGCCGGATATGGTAGTACAAACCCGCTTACAGGAATTATTGGCATGGTTGAAGCATTACGGCACCGGCTTTCTGCCTTATCAGCGTATCGGGCCGGTGCAAAAGATAACCCAAATCATCGCAACCGACATTGGGCGCGAATGGACGGCACAGGAAATAGCGGCGCAATTGAATGTGAGCGAAGCCACATTGCGGCGCAAGCTTGCAGAAGACCAGACTTCGTTCCGCCGTTTGCTGACCGACATTCGGATGACACATGCCCTGACCCTGCTTCAGGTAACAGAACAGCCCGTTTCGCAAATTGCCTATGCGGTGGGTTATGAAAGTCCTTCGCGGTTTACGGCACGCTTTAGGGAGCGTTTTGGTTTTGCACCCTCGGCCATCCGAAAGCAGCAGGAAAAAGGCGGCTGA
- a CDS encoding PqiC family protein, giving the protein MNKLLAAALTAFMLGACSTPVASQYYTLPDSQFELPLGSGNEIAVQVILAEPLNNGGLVYQTDALNLNFARNNLWAAPLDQALAASFANKLNRQNPQHRYIPAHRTNSSQILKIYIEAFNGSYRGHTVVKGYTVWPDGKGRNFNIETPQQGDGYPAMIQSLNEGLQNAATTLAY; this is encoded by the coding sequence ATGAACAAACTGCTCGCCGCCGCACTTACCGCATTCATGCTGGGCGCATGCAGCACGCCCGTGGCCAGCCAATATTACACCCTGCCCGACAGCCAGTTCGAGCTGCCCTTGGGCAGCGGCAATGAAATTGCCGTGCAAGTTATCCTCGCCGAGCCGTTAAACAACGGCGGCCTCGTTTATCAAACCGATGCACTCAACCTCAATTTCGCCCGCAACAACCTGTGGGCCGCTCCGCTCGACCAGGCACTCGCCGCCAGCTTTGCCAACAAACTGAACCGGCAAAACCCGCAGCACCGCTATATCCCCGCCCATCGAACCAACAGCAGCCAAATCCTGAAAATCTACATCGAAGCTTTCAACGGCTCATACCGCGGCCACACCGTAGTGAAAGGCTACACCGTATGGCCCGACGGTAAAGGCCGCAACTTCAATATAGAAACCCCGCAGCAAGGCGACGGCTACCCTGCCATGATTCAGTCGCTCAACGAAGGGCTGCAAAACGCCGCCACGACTTTGGCTTATTGA
- the adk gene encoding adenylate kinase has translation MKVLLLGAPGAGKGTQAQFITAAFGIPQISTGDMLRAAIKAGTPLGLEAKKIIDEGGLVRDDIIIGMVKERIAQDDCKNGFLFDGFPRTLAQAEAMVEAGVDLDAVVEIDVPDSVIVERMSGRRVHLPSGRTYHIKHNPPKAEGKDDVTGEDLIQRDDDKEEVVKKRLDVYHEQTEVLVGFYSRLTGEHAPKYIKVDGTRPVETVKTEVLSALGK, from the coding sequence ATGAAAGTATTACTACTCGGCGCTCCCGGCGCAGGCAAAGGCACCCAAGCCCAATTCATTACCGCCGCATTCGGCATTCCGCAAATCTCCACCGGAGACATGCTGCGCGCCGCCATCAAAGCCGGTACACCGCTTGGTTTGGAAGCCAAAAAAATCATTGACGAAGGCGGACTTGTGCGCGACGACATCATCATCGGCATGGTAAAAGAGCGCATCGCCCAAGACGATTGCAAAAACGGCTTTTTATTCGACGGTTTCCCTCGCACATTGGCGCAAGCCGAAGCCATGGTAGAAGCCGGTGTGGATTTAGATGCCGTGGTTGAAATCGACGTGCCCGACAGCGTGATTGTAGAGCGCATGAGCGGCCGCCGCGTACACCTGCCTTCAGGCCGCACCTACCACATCAAACACAACCCGCCCAAAGCCGAAGGCAAAGATGATGTAACCGGTGAAGACCTGATTCAGCGCGACGACGACAAAGAAGAAGTGGTGAAAAAACGCTTGGATGTTTACCACGAGCAAACCGAAGTGTTGGTAGGCTTCTACAGCCGGCTCACCGGCGAACACGCGCCCAAATACATCAAAGTTGACGGCACCCGGCCCGTTGAAACCGTAAAAACCGAAGTATTAAGCGCTTTAGGCAAATAA
- the pqiB gene encoding intermembrane transport protein PqiB, with the protein MNEQSPKPIPARVKRNTTFSSFVWIVPLLALLTGSWLLIQNIRKTGPEITLLMDSADGIEVNTTVIKVLSVDVGRVTRIRLSEDRKGVEITARLNADAKDMMREDTQFWVVKPRIDQSGISGLNTLVSGSYIAFTPGSSEKSESVFKVSDIPPISAIGQNGLRLHLVGDNSKMLNVGSPILYEGFNVGQIETAKFDPATQTVDYTIFVYSPNDKLINANSQFWLESGVNIQTTGSGIKIDSAPIYTLLSGAIAFRTPKGTGQPVSNEDTFELYNDLAQIENLPDERAIYYVAFFKNSVRGLSAGSPVEYKGINIGSVTDVPYFAHNDSTRLFQNGWIPVRLRIDPSRIETNAEPQSRAHWQSQLQQALNKGLNATLSSNNLILGSKMIELTDAPSDTKLKPFADYNGNIVIATQGGGGLDDLQAQIGKLLDKFNKLPLENTVGELNTSLKELKATLNSANKLISKPQTQQIPAELNKTLGELRQTLQGVSPQSPVYQDVQNTLRSLDKTMREAQPVLNTLKEKPNSLIFNQNVKDPIPKGSR; encoded by the coding sequence ATGAATGAACAATCCCCCAAGCCCATACCGGCCCGAGTGAAAAGAAACACCACATTTTCCTCTTTCGTGTGGATCGTACCGCTGCTTGCGCTGCTTACCGGCTCGTGGCTTCTCATCCAAAACATCCGCAAAACCGGCCCCGAAATCACGCTGTTGATGGACAGCGCCGACGGTATTGAAGTCAACACCACGGTAATTAAAGTGCTCAGCGTGGATGTCGGCCGCGTAACCCGCATCCGCTTAAGCGAAGACCGCAAAGGTGTGGAAATTACCGCACGGCTTAACGCCGATGCCAAAGACATGATGCGTGAAGACACACAATTCTGGGTGGTCAAACCGCGTATCGACCAAAGCGGCATTTCCGGCTTGAACACTTTGGTATCCGGCTCGTATATCGCATTTACTCCGGGCTCGTCTGAAAAAAGCGAAAGCGTATTTAAAGTATCCGATATTCCGCCCATCAGCGCTATCGGTCAAAACGGCCTGCGCCTGCATTTGGTGGGCGACAACAGCAAAATGCTGAACGTGGGCAGCCCGATTCTGTATGAAGGCTTCAATGTCGGCCAAATCGAAACCGCCAAATTCGATCCCGCCACCCAAACCGTTGACTATACCATTTTCGTATACAGCCCCAACGACAAACTGATCAATGCCAACAGCCAATTCTGGCTGGAAAGCGGCGTCAACATCCAAACCACCGGCAGCGGCATCAAAATCGACAGCGCGCCGATTTACACTTTATTATCCGGCGCCATCGCTTTCCGAACGCCCAAAGGTACCGGCCAGCCCGTATCGAACGAAGACACCTTCGAGCTTTACAACGACCTTGCCCAAATCGAAAACCTGCCTGACGAGCGCGCGATTTACTATGTCGCCTTTTTCAAAAACTCCGTGCGCGGCCTTAGCGCAGGTTCGCCGGTCGAATATAAAGGCATCAATATCGGCAGCGTAACCGACGTGCCCTATTTCGCACACAACGACAGCACCCGCCTGTTTCAAAACGGCTGGATTCCCGTGCGCCTGCGTATCGACCCGTCGCGCATCGAGACCAATGCCGAGCCGCAAAGCAGAGCCCATTGGCAAAGCCAGCTCCAGCAGGCACTCAACAAAGGGCTCAACGCCACATTGTCGAGCAATAACCTGATTCTCGGCAGCAAAATGATAGAGCTTACCGACGCGCCCTCCGATACCAAACTCAAGCCGTTTGCCGACTACAACGGCAACATCGTGATCGCCACACAAGGCGGCGGCGGTCTGGACGACCTTCAGGCCCAAATCGGCAAGCTGCTCGACAAATTCAACAAACTGCCGCTGGAAAACACCGTGGGCGAACTCAATACCAGTCTGAAAGAATTGAAGGCCACCCTCAATTCCGCCAACAAGCTTATCAGCAAGCCGCAAACCCAGCAGATTCCGGCAGAATTGAACAAAACGCTCGGCGAATTGCGCCAAACCCTGCAAGGCGTATCGCCGCAATCGCCTGTTTACCAAGATGTACAAAACACGCTGCGCAGCCTCGACAAAACCATGCGCGAAGCCCAGCCTGTGCTCAACACCTTGAAAGAAAAACCGAATTCATTGATTTTCAATCAAAATGTAAAAGACCCAATCCCGAAAGGAAGCCGCTAA
- a CDS encoding YbhB/YbcL family Raf kinase inhibitor-like protein has translation MKQTLSLALIIACSSAAWADGSFTLTADNLQNGRFSSQQVLSKDYGFGCSGQNLSPALSWKNPPKGTKSFVLTVYDKDAPTGLGWMHWVVANIPANISKLPAGITADGKNLPEGALQTRTDFGPGGYGGACPPEGRKHRYEITLTALKVDRLPNVTADASPALVGFLTKANALGKAAITVEHQR, from the coding sequence ATGAAACAAACCTTATCGCTCGCTCTGATAATTGCTTGTTCTTCCGCCGCATGGGCCGACGGCTCCTTCACATTAACCGCAGACAACCTGCAAAACGGCCGTTTCTCTTCGCAACAGGTTTTAAGTAAAGATTACGGCTTTGGCTGCTCCGGTCAAAACCTTTCGCCCGCACTTTCCTGGAAAAATCCGCCCAAGGGCACCAAAAGCTTTGTGCTAACCGTTTATGACAAAGATGCACCCACAGGCTTGGGCTGGATGCATTGGGTGGTAGCCAATATCCCGGCGAATATCAGCAAGCTGCCCGCAGGTATTACCGCAGACGGCAAAAACTTACCGGAAGGCGCCTTGCAAACCCGTACCGATTTCGGCCCCGGCGGATATGGCGGCGCATGTCCGCCGGAAGGCCGGAAACACCGTTATGAAATCACACTAACTGCTTTAAAGGTAGACCGCCTTCCCAATGTAACAGCCGACGCATCGCCGGCTCTGGTCGGCTTCTTAACCAAAGCCAATGCTTTGGGCAAAGCGGCGATTACCGTCGAACACCAAAGATGA
- the lpxK gene encoding tetraacyldisaccharide 4'-kinase, whose protein sequence is MPKLHQIIEHHWQRPKPWLSFLLSPLSRLFGLIAARRRQRYLSAKTANEKLAVPLVIVGNIHAGGAGKTPVVAALVTELQQRGFQTGIISRGYGRQNNAVHVLTPDSTVQDAGDEPLLLYRQTGAPTAVAAKRAEAGKALLAAYPNLDLIVADDGLQHYALARDMEIIVFPAADAGRRDLDLLPNGNLREPLSRLASADAVLISGGSVHTRLPCLSENHPLFFSRLETQPIYRLGNPQQKLNPGDTANAKIIAAAGIAKPERFFNTLTGMGLKLSQTLALPDHADISQFEFPKADIIVITEKDAVKLSDRHLENVWVLPVCAIIEPDLASFVIQHLQLQPSGEREL, encoded by the coding sequence ATGCCGAAACTGCATCAGATTATCGAACACCACTGGCAACGCCCCAAACCGTGGCTCAGCTTCCTGCTAAGCCCTTTGTCGCGTCTGTTCGGCCTGATAGCGGCGCGCAGGCGGCAGCGCTACCTTTCCGCGAAAACCGCCAACGAAAAATTGGCCGTGCCGCTGGTAATTGTGGGCAATATCCACGCGGGAGGCGCCGGCAAAACACCCGTGGTTGCCGCTTTGGTAACCGAGTTACAACAGCGCGGTTTTCAGACAGGCATTATCAGCCGAGGCTACGGCAGGCAAAACAACGCAGTGCATGTGTTAACCCCCGACAGTACCGTCCAAGACGCAGGCGACGAGCCGCTGCTGCTCTACCGCCAAACCGGCGCGCCCACCGCCGTAGCCGCCAAGCGCGCCGAAGCCGGAAAAGCTTTATTGGCAGCTTATCCGAATCTCGATTTAATCGTGGCCGACGACGGCTTGCAGCACTATGCCCTGGCGCGCGACATGGAAATCATCGTGTTCCCCGCCGCCGATGCCGGCCGCCGTGATTTGGATCTGCTGCCCAACGGCAACCTGCGCGAACCTTTGTCCCGCCTTGCTTCGGCTGATGCCGTATTAATCAGCGGTGGCAGCGTACACACCCGTTTGCCATGCCTGTCTGAAAACCATCCTTTATTTTTCAGCCGCTTGGAAACACAGCCGATTTACCGCTTGGGCAATCCGCAGCAAAAGCTGAACCCCGGCGACACGGCAAACGCCAAGATCATCGCCGCCGCAGGCATCGCCAAACCCGAGCGTTTTTTCAACACCCTTACCGGCATGGGCCTGAAACTCAGCCAAACCCTAGCCCTGCCCGACCATGCCGATATTTCGCAGTTTGAATTTCCAAAAGCAGATATAATTGTGATTACCGAAAAAGATGCCGTAAAACTTTCAGACAGGCATTTGGAAAATGTGTGGGTTTTACCTGTTTGTGCGATAATCGAACCCGACTTGGCATCATTTGTGATCCAGCATCTACAATTACAACCATCCGGAGAGAGAGAGTTATAA
- a CDS encoding DUF2059 domain-containing protein: protein MKKALALTTFLFAANFTYAATPSDASLERLLEVQQFDKLMDDSFKSIPAIAFNTPIFKQALAKVPVEKQDAVKARADQYIQQMVKDLDNKKTRTEIRRLTVQNIRTIYTQEEVDTLIAFYSTPIGQSINAKTSQYMEAVMTAVPAVFERDLAKFDQKYGPKLKRDISQIVCGKNVCN from the coding sequence ATGAAAAAAGCATTAGCCTTAACCACTTTTTTATTCGCCGCCAACTTCACTTATGCCGCCACCCCAAGCGATGCCTCGCTGGAACGCTTATTGGAAGTGCAGCAATTCGATAAGCTGATGGATGATTCGTTCAAAAGCATACCTGCAATCGCTTTCAATACCCCAATATTCAAACAAGCTCTTGCGAAAGTGCCTGTGGAAAAACAAGATGCAGTAAAAGCCAGAGCAGATCAATATATCCAACAAATGGTTAAAGATTTGGACAACAAAAAAACGCGCACCGAAATCCGCCGCCTGACCGTCCAAAACATCCGCACCATCTACACCCAAGAAGAAGTCGACACCCTGATCGCCTTTTACAGCACACCCATCGGCCAATCCATCAACGCTAAAACATCCCAATATATGGAAGCCGTGATGACCGCTGTTCCCGCCGTTTTCGAGCGTGATTTGGCCAAATTCGACCAAAAATACGGCCCGAAACTAAAACGCGACATCAGCCAAATCGTCTGCGGCAAAAACGTTTGTAATTAA
- a CDS encoding recombination-associated protein RdgC, with product MWFKQISFYPLNQDKLPELETLEAKLEEAGFAPCTGLDWFSEGFAAPVSFSPEAVFPADYTWRVALKKEEKVLPAGVIRDILDEKVAEIQNNEARNVGRKEKQELKEQITDDLLPRAFTRSSRTQAIFDTKHGYLLVNNASAAKAESMLTKLREALGGLEASLPNTKQSPSSLMTEWLLRGACEGGFELDSDCELKGTGDVAPTVKVSKQDLTADEVVQHVKNGKTVTQLGLVWREQIAFILTQDFALKRIQYLDVMQEEAESHGDDAASLTFASQILMTEAVSTMLDELVGYLGGWQE from the coding sequence ATGTGGTTCAAACAAATCAGTTTTTATCCCCTTAATCAAGACAAGTTGCCCGAATTGGAAACGCTTGAGGCCAAGCTTGAGGAAGCAGGGTTTGCGCCTTGTACGGGGTTGGACTGGTTTAGCGAAGGCTTTGCCGCGCCGGTTTCGTTTTCGCCGGAAGCCGTGTTCCCTGCCGATTACACTTGGCGGGTGGCTTTGAAAAAAGAAGAGAAAGTTTTGCCCGCGGGTGTGATTCGCGATATTTTGGACGAAAAAGTAGCCGAAATTCAAAACAATGAAGCACGCAATGTCGGCCGAAAAGAAAAACAGGAATTAAAAGAACAGATTACCGATGATTTGCTGCCGCGCGCATTTACCCGTTCGAGCCGCACACAGGCAATTTTCGACACGAAACACGGCTATCTGTTGGTTAATAACGCTTCTGCCGCCAAAGCCGAAAGCATGTTAACCAAATTGCGCGAGGCGCTGGGCGGTTTGGAAGCCAGTTTGCCGAACACCAAACAATCGCCCTCCAGCCTGATGACGGAATGGCTTTTGCGCGGGGCTTGCGAAGGCGGCTTTGAATTGGACAGCGATTGCGAATTGAAAGGCACGGGCGATGTGGCGCCTACGGTAAAGGTGTCGAAACAGGATTTGACCGCGGATGAAGTGGTGCAGCATGTGAAAAACGGCAAAACCGTTACCCAGCTCGGCTTGGTGTGGCGTGAGCAAATCGCCTTTATCCTCACGCAGGATTTCGCGCTCAAGCGGATTCAATATCTGGATGTGATGCAGGAAGAAGCGGAAAGTCACGGCGATGATGCCGCCAGCCTTACTTTTGCTTCGCAGATTTTGATGACGGAAGCCGTCAGCACGATGTTGGATGAGCTGGTGGGCTATTTGGGAGGCTGGCAGGAATAG